One Xiphophorus hellerii strain 12219 chromosome 1, Xiphophorus_hellerii-4.1, whole genome shotgun sequence DNA segment encodes these proteins:
- the LOC116723031 gene encoding uncharacterized protein LOC116723031 isoform X3, with the protein MEDVAASLLLLCGSLILGPAAGSGSGLDPERGRMELRRVQSLAAQPRYGGCWARALEHLDTCRDMTSESQSRLALRFTHCHLSSSGRDFPSCPEGSEVSRCTAGMDPVAFNTYTEFFTHTHSICHFLQSEAWQSRAESTMYRLTEASAGVAEQLQSTRQMANELMEAQSVALQAQKEILSNGEELRATLRDSSQGVQAVFSDLSSASRQQQVALSQLFQRLSFLQSFLLMEAHSLTSCCYNAAALCTVYLITSTPCSSRARLLLLALVCVNFYLEKKIYQHVLSSDQPEHLHVVGRLTWGRDLCGGSWSQGTLLRCGASRCALPCVFCCWCVFATETRCSRAWKCCSSSERRRAACRRRCGVQRGLHRRRSWRTVCCS; encoded by the exons ATGGAGGATGTGGCCGcgtcgctgctgctgctgtgcggATCCCTGATTCTTGGACCCGCTGCCGGTTCCGGTTCGGGTCTGGACCCTGAGCGCGGCAGGATGGAGCTGCGGCGGGTCCAGAGCCTCGCCGCCCAGCCGCGGTATGGCGGGTGTTGGGCGCGCGCGCTGGAACACCTGGACACCTGCAGGGACATGACGTCAGAGAGTCAGAGCCGCCTGGCGCTGCGCTTCACCCACTGTCACCTGAGCAG CTCAGGCAGGGATTTCCCATCCTGCCctgaggggtcagaggtcagcaggtGTACTGCTGGGATGGATCCTGTGGCCTTCAACACCTACACTGAGTTCTTCACCCACACCCACTCCATCTGCCACTTCCTGCAGTCGGAGGCCTGGCAGAGCCGCGCAGAAAGCACCATGTACAG GCTTACGGAGGCCTCAGCAGGTGTTGCTGAGCAGCTTCAGTCCACCAGACAGATGGCCAACGAGCTGATGGAAGCCCAGAGCGTCGCCTTACAGGCACAGAAAGAAATCCTGTCCAATGGAGAGGAGCTACGAGCCACCCTAAGAGACTCGAGTCAGG GTGTGCAGGCGGTCTTCTCTGACCTCAGCAGCGCCTCCAGGCAGCAGCAGGTGGCGCTGTCGCAGCTCTTCCAGCGGCTCTCCTTCCTGCAGAGCTTCCTGCTGATGGAGGCTCACAGCCTGACTTCCTGCTGCTACAACGCCGCCGCGCTCTGCACCGTCTACCTCATCACTTCCACCCCATGCTCCTCCAGGGCCAG gctgctgctgctggccttGGTCTGCGTCAACTTCTACTTGGAGAAGAAGATCTACCAGCATGTGCTGAGCTCCGACCAACCAGAACACCTTCATGTGGTTGGTAGACTCACCTGGGGGCGGGACTTATGTGGGGG GAGCTGGTCTCAGGGTACGTTGCTGCGCTGCGGCGCCTCTCGGTGTGCGTTGCCCTGTGTGTTCTGCTGCTGGTGTGTGTTCGCTACAGAGACCCGGTGCAGCAGAGCCTGGAagtgctgcagcagctcagagagacGCAGAGCAGCCTGCAGGAGGCGCTGCGGCGTGCAG AGAGGTTTACACAGGAGAAGAAGTTGGAGGACCGTCTGCTGCAGTTGA
- the LOC116723031 gene encoding uncharacterized protein LOC116723031 isoform X2, protein MEDVAASLLLLCGSLILGPAAGSGSGLDPERGRMELRRVQSLAAQPRYGGCWARALEHLDTCRDMTSESQSRLALRFTHCHLSSSGRDFPSCPEGSEVSRCTAGMDPVAFNTYTEFFTHTHSICHFLQSEAWQSRAESTMYRLTEASAGVAEQLQSTRQMANELMEAQSVALQAQKEILSNGEELRATLRDSSQGVQAVFSDLSSASRQQQVALSQLFQRLSFLQSFLLMEAHSLTSCCYNAAALCTVYLITSTPCSSRARLLLLALVCVNFYLEKKIYQHVLSSDQPEHLHVELVSGYVAALRRLSVCVALCVLLLVCVRYRDPVQQSLEVLQQLRETQSSLQEALRRAERFTQEKKLEDRLLQLKVRAPISSAAPLPIMHQSRLRPPWCTASRWRTGSPATA, encoded by the exons ATGGAGGATGTGGCCGcgtcgctgctgctgctgtgcggATCCCTGATTCTTGGACCCGCTGCCGGTTCCGGTTCGGGTCTGGACCCTGAGCGCGGCAGGATGGAGCTGCGGCGGGTCCAGAGCCTCGCCGCCCAGCCGCGGTATGGCGGGTGTTGGGCGCGCGCGCTGGAACACCTGGACACCTGCAGGGACATGACGTCAGAGAGTCAGAGCCGCCTGGCGCTGCGCTTCACCCACTGTCACCTGAGCAG CTCAGGCAGGGATTTCCCATCCTGCCctgaggggtcagaggtcagcaggtGTACTGCTGGGATGGATCCTGTGGCCTTCAACACCTACACTGAGTTCTTCACCCACACCCACTCCATCTGCCACTTCCTGCAGTCGGAGGCCTGGCAGAGCCGCGCAGAAAGCACCATGTACAG GCTTACGGAGGCCTCAGCAGGTGTTGCTGAGCAGCTTCAGTCCACCAGACAGATGGCCAACGAGCTGATGGAAGCCCAGAGCGTCGCCTTACAGGCACAGAAAGAAATCCTGTCCAATGGAGAGGAGCTACGAGCCACCCTAAGAGACTCGAGTCAGG GTGTGCAGGCGGTCTTCTCTGACCTCAGCAGCGCCTCCAGGCAGCAGCAGGTGGCGCTGTCGCAGCTCTTCCAGCGGCTCTCCTTCCTGCAGAGCTTCCTGCTGATGGAGGCTCACAGCCTGACTTCCTGCTGCTACAACGCCGCCGCGCTCTGCACCGTCTACCTCATCACTTCCACCCCATGCTCCTCCAGGGCCAG gctgctgctgctggccttGGTCTGCGTCAACTTCTACTTGGAGAAGAAGATCTACCAGCATGTGCTGAGCTCCGACCAACCAGAACACCTTCATGTG GAGCTGGTCTCAGGGTACGTTGCTGCGCTGCGGCGCCTCTCGGTGTGCGTTGCCCTGTGTGTTCTGCTGCTGGTGTGTGTTCGCTACAGAGACCCGGTGCAGCAGAGCCTGGAagtgctgcagcagctcagagagacGCAGAGCAGCCTGCAGGAGGCGCTGCGGCGTGCAG AGAGGTTTACACAGGAGAAGAAGTTGGAGGACCGTCTGCTGCAGTTGAAG GTCAGAGCGCCCATCTCCTCTGCCGCTCCTCTTCCCATCATGCATCAGTCCAGACTCCGCCCCCCCTGGTGCACAGCGTCCAGGTGGAGGACAGGAAG CCCCGCTACAGCCTGA
- the LOC116723031 gene encoding uncharacterized protein LOC116723031 isoform X1, translated as MEDVAASLLLLCGSLILGPAAGSGSGLDPERGRMELRRVQSLAAQPRYGGCWARALEHLDTCRDMTSESQSRLALRFTHCHLSSSGRDFPSCPEGSEVSRCTAGMDPVAFNTYTEFFTHTHSICHFLQSEAWQSRAESTMYRLTEASAGVAEQLQSTRQMANELMEAQSVALQAQKEILSNGEELRATLRDSSQGVQAVFSDLSSASRQQQVALSQLFQRLSFLQSFLLMEAHSLTSCCYNAAALCTVYLITSTPCSSRARLLLLALVCVNFYLEKKIYQHVLSSDQPEHLHVELVSGYVAALRRLSVCVALCVLLLVCVRYRDPVQQSLEVLQQLRETQSSLQEALRRAERFTQEKKLEDRLLQLKRTARAERLWSREEEEEEGFSMMSSLAAGSSHMAPSGQSAHLLCRSSSHHASVQTPPPLVHSVQVEDRKPRYSLRSRRRSDVL; from the exons ATGGAGGATGTGGCCGcgtcgctgctgctgctgtgcggATCCCTGATTCTTGGACCCGCTGCCGGTTCCGGTTCGGGTCTGGACCCTGAGCGCGGCAGGATGGAGCTGCGGCGGGTCCAGAGCCTCGCCGCCCAGCCGCGGTATGGCGGGTGTTGGGCGCGCGCGCTGGAACACCTGGACACCTGCAGGGACATGACGTCAGAGAGTCAGAGCCGCCTGGCGCTGCGCTTCACCCACTGTCACCTGAGCAG CTCAGGCAGGGATTTCCCATCCTGCCctgaggggtcagaggtcagcaggtGTACTGCTGGGATGGATCCTGTGGCCTTCAACACCTACACTGAGTTCTTCACCCACACCCACTCCATCTGCCACTTCCTGCAGTCGGAGGCCTGGCAGAGCCGCGCAGAAAGCACCATGTACAG GCTTACGGAGGCCTCAGCAGGTGTTGCTGAGCAGCTTCAGTCCACCAGACAGATGGCCAACGAGCTGATGGAAGCCCAGAGCGTCGCCTTACAGGCACAGAAAGAAATCCTGTCCAATGGAGAGGAGCTACGAGCCACCCTAAGAGACTCGAGTCAGG GTGTGCAGGCGGTCTTCTCTGACCTCAGCAGCGCCTCCAGGCAGCAGCAGGTGGCGCTGTCGCAGCTCTTCCAGCGGCTCTCCTTCCTGCAGAGCTTCCTGCTGATGGAGGCTCACAGCCTGACTTCCTGCTGCTACAACGCCGCCGCGCTCTGCACCGTCTACCTCATCACTTCCACCCCATGCTCCTCCAGGGCCAG gctgctgctgctggccttGGTCTGCGTCAACTTCTACTTGGAGAAGAAGATCTACCAGCATGTGCTGAGCTCCGACCAACCAGAACACCTTCATGTG GAGCTGGTCTCAGGGTACGTTGCTGCGCTGCGGCGCCTCTCGGTGTGCGTTGCCCTGTGTGTTCTGCTGCTGGTGTGTGTTCGCTACAGAGACCCGGTGCAGCAGAGCCTGGAagtgctgcagcagctcagagagacGCAGAGCAGCCTGCAGGAGGCGCTGCGGCGTGCAG AGAGGTTTACACAGGAGAAGAAGTTGGAGGACCGTCTGCTGCAGTTGAAG AGGACAGCAAGAGCAGAAAGGCTgtggagcagagaggaagaggaggaagaagggtTCAGTATGATGTCATCACTGGCTGCAGGCTCCTCCCACATGGCACCTTCAG GTCAGAGCGCCCATCTCCTCTGCCGCTCCTCTTCCCATCATGCATCAGTCCAGACTCCGCCCCCCCTGGTGCACAGCGTCCAGGTGGAGGACAGGAAG CCCCGCTACAGCCTGAGGAGCCGCCGCCGGTCAGACGTCCTCTGA